Part of the Candidatus Woesearchaeota archaeon genome is shown below.
GCGTCACCTCTATAGGTTCCAGTTCCGCCCTGAAAGCGTCCGCCAGCATCTCAACCTCAAGCGTGTCGCGCTTGCACATTTCGCACAGGTGCGGCTCTATAATGCGCTTACATCGTATGCAATGGACTGCTTTGGTCATGCGTACAGTATAACGCAGTCGTTGGCAACATAACTCTTTTCGTGTGGATAACGCAGTCGTTGGCAACCTACTCATTCAGCGTGTGCCACATGTCTTTCGCCCAGAGCATAATCTCTAACGCAGTGGTTCGGTCAATATCGGCATAGAGTTTTGCGTAGTTGTACAGGTCAAGCAATTCGTCCTGCATTTCACTCCGTGCGTCAATATGGTCTAAATCCCACGGCTGATTATGCTCTCGTGCGCCTTTATCAAACTTTGCTTTGAGTGCTTTTTGGAATGTCATAAAAAATATAGAGGGCGATATACTCACCGCCCTCTATTATTTCACAAAGTGCGTCAGTCGTGCCACCTGTCCGTACTTGCGTGAGTGCACGAAGCCCTCAATGGCAAGCGGTGCGCCGACATACCCGTTTCGGTGTGCCCACCCATCGGGTGCACTCGGACTGCGCAACACCGTCAGGGTGACGCCAGGATAGTCCTTCACCGACTGCCACGATGTCTTCACACGATGGTGCAAGTGGTGTTGGTAGATATAGCGATGCGTTGTTTTCGCCCACATATCTTTCTCCTCTTGCGCCATCAGGAGTGGCATATCGGCACTTTTCGCACCATCTCCATGTGTGAAGGCAAGCATGCTCACGCCATAGCGATAGTATTTGCGGTGGCGGATACGCACATCAAAGCGCACATCGGAAGCGGTGTGGAACCAGCACGAGAGCGCGTCAACGAGCATGTATCCCGAAGCGTAGTCGTGGTTGCTCGGATTGAACACCACATCCACAGGTGCGTTCGCGCGCAACTCCTCAATGATGCGGACATACATCTTGCGAGCGGTCGTGAACGCATCCCACCACATGCTGTCGGTGTCCTGCTTGGTGCCTGCCGTTGTCGTACGGAACGGATTGTCCGTATGCAAGACATCGTTGCCGACAATGAGCAGGATACGCTCAATCGGGAAGCCCGACGCTTTCGCCACGACACCGCGAACGCCCTCTTCGGCGTACCGTACGGCAGTCTTGATGTCGTAGTGATACCCCGTTTCGTCATTCAATGAGAGTTTGCCGATATGCACATCGGCTGGGTCAACAACAAGCAGGTGCTTGTCCGTTACCTTCTCACGAGTGACGGTGGGGTACTTCGGTGCGTACTTCTTCATCTCGGCGATGATGCCGTTGCGTACCTGTTCGTATGTCGGGCGTTTCTCGGCTACGATGAACGCACTGATGCGTTTAGATTTGTGCCACCAATAGCGGACGCTGTTGATGTCAATCCCGTATTTTTGGCACTCTTCAAGGAGTGCCTTTTGTTGCTCCTTTGTGGGCATGGTTAGCACTCCTTATTGCTAAAGAACAGTTGCAGCTTCAATACTGCGTGAAGTAGGCGAACCTTATGAGCTGAACCTACGGGTCTTTCAGGGTTCCTCTGCGGTTCGCGGTACTACGAACCCTTGTTCCCATGCTACTTCACGCAAAATTGAATACAGAAAAGTATCGGGGCGATGGGTACCGCCCCGATAGTTGTTCAGTAACCATCTTGGTTCCCCTTATCTTGGGTTCTCTCGTGGCTACTCTTCCTCCTCCTTCGCCTTCTTGGCGAGGCAAGTGTCGTGGTCGTCCGCACTCTCTCTCCAGACATCTTCGTAGCAGTTGTTCGTCAGGAACTCCTGCACGCGGAAGAACGGAATGGCGAGCGCGATGGAAGTGCCACGCATACCTGCGGCTGGCACGCCGACCAGTTCGCCGTTGTCGTTGTACAGCGCGCCACCAGACGAGCCACCAACGATGCCAGCGTCCATCTGCAGGAACGGCACCTCTGCGTCAGCCCACGGCACACGGAAGGTGCGGTTCGTGTTGCTGATGATGCCTCTCGTGATGGTCGCGTCCAGCATGGCGGGGTTCCCGACAGCATAGACGGTTTCACCACGATAGACACGGTCGCCAGCGAACACATGCGTGGCGATGGTGTGGGGGATATCTTCCGCGATGATTTGCAGAAGGGCGAGGTCGGACTGCTTCCAGCGAGCCACCACCTTCGCTTGCCACACCGACTGACCGACCGTCTTGAAGCCAGCGTAAGATTTCTGCGAAACTTGCATTTCGCTGATTTCCACGACTTCAACCTTCGTGATGGTGCCGTCATCAGCGACGCGTTCCTTCGTGCGCCGTTGCATGGCAGGCTCCACGCAGTGGTGGTTGGTCAGCACCAGACGGTACTTCAGCGAGATGAGCGTACCGGAGCAGAAACCCCGACCGTTCATACCCACGATGAAGTTGGTCTGATTGACGGTTTCGTTCATCTCACGGACTTCCCACGCGTGAGCGGAGAATGCCGTGAAGACGGACACGACAGTTGCAAAGAACAGTTTGAGCATGTTGTGCTCCTTTCTCCTGCTTGAGTGCAGGTGGTGTGGCTACACTTGTAGCAACACCATCTGAACTCAAAAGGTGGTGGCGAGCCCCCCTACTTGGGGGCGCGCCGTTTGGTCTCACGGAGGTAGGCATTCCAGCAGTGGTTCGGCTCTCGCAGGATTGTGTCCACGACACGCTCTGCGATACACCATACACCACCCTTGCGGACTGCGTTTCTCCCAATGCGTGCCGACAACTCCTCTCGCTCACCACCGAGAAGGACATTAACGAACACGCTTATGTCGTGTCGTTTCCACATAGGTGGTTCCTTTCAGTGGTAGGTAGTAGCGGTTGAGAAAACACCGTATGACATCTCGGTAAAAGGTGTCGGGCATTTTCTCAAATGGTATGTGCCACTCCAGTTGTCGGTGGCACTCTCGGCAGAGAAGCAGGAAAAGGCGGTTGTTGCGTTTCCCATAGTGCCGTACGGGATACACATGGTGCCGTTCCAGTGCGGTGTGCTCACCGCATTTCGGACACTCGCCCATACGCCTAACCATCTTGGCGCCTCAACAGTTCAAGGTAGAACTCGTTGGCGCACACTTCCGAGCAGAAGTGCAGGTGGAATGTCCTGCCACCGCTCCCATGCTTGATGACGGTGATGCACCGTTTGCCGTAGAGCACGGTGCCACACT
Proteins encoded:
- a CDS encoding serine protease — encoded protein: MLKLFFATVVSVFTAFSAHAWEVREMNETVNQTNFIVGMNGRGFCSGTLISLKYRLVLTNHHCVEPAMQRRTKERVADDGTITKVEVVEISEMQVSQKSYAGFKTVGQSVWQAKVVARWKQSDLALLQIIAEDIPHTIATHVFAGDRVYRGETVYAVGNPAMLDATITRGIISNTNRTFRVPWADAEVPFLQMDAGIVGGSSGGALYNDNGELVGVPAAGMRGTSIALAIPFFRVQEFLTNNCYEDVWRESADDHDTCLAKKAKEEEE